TGCCTCGCTGGGCCTCGGCGGCGCGCTGTTCCAGTCCGTCTCCCGCAACCCGCTCGGCAGCCCGGACGTGCTGGGCCTCTCGCAGGGCTCGACGGCCGGCGCACTGGTCGTGATCGTGCTGCTGTCCGGCGGCACCACGCGGGTCACCGTGGGCGCGCTGCTCGGCGGCCTGGCGACCGGACTCGCCATCTATCTGCTCGCCTGGAAGCAGGGCGTGCACGGATACCGGCTGGTCCTGGTCGGCATCGGCGTCTCCGCGATCGCCACCGCGGTCAACGGCTATCTGCTCACCAAGGCCGACCTGGTCGACGCGGCCCGCGCGGTCGTGTGGATGACCGGCTCGCTGGGCGGCCGGGACTGGGACCAGGTCTGGCCGCTGCTCGCCCTCTGCGCGGTCCTCGTCCCGCTGGTCCTCGCCAACGCGCGCGGCCTGAGGATGATGGAGATGGGCGACGACGTCGCGAACGCCCTCGGGGTGCGCGTGCAGCGCGTCCGGCTCGTGCTGATGGTCTCCGCCGTACTGCTCACCGCCGCCGCCACGGCCGCCGCCGGCCCCGTCAGCTTCGTCGCGCTCACCGCGCCGCAGCTCGCCCGGCGCCTGACCCGCTCGCCGGGCCCGAACCTGATGCCTTCGCTGTGCATGGGCGCCGCCCTGCTGGTCGCCGCCGACTGGGCCTCGCAGCGCGCCTTCGGCGCCGACCAGCTGCCCGTCGGCGTGGTCACCGGCGTTCTCGGCGGCGGCTATCTGCTGTGGCTGCTGGTCACCGAGCGCAGGGCGGGCCGGATATGAGCGGCACCGACACGAACACGACTAGGAGCACTGTGAACCGCCTGTCCGCGGAGAACGTCACCCTCGCCTACGACCAGCGCGTCATCGCCGAGCAGCTGTCGGTGGAGATCCCCGACAACTCCTTCACGGTGATCGTCGGCCCGAACGCGTGCGGCAAGTCGACGCTGCTGCGGGCGCTGTCGCGGATGCTCAGGCCGAGCCAGGGCCGGGTGCTGCTCGACGGGCAGGTCATCCAGTCGATGGCCGCCAAGAAGGTCGCGCGGACCCTCGGTCTGCTGCCGCAGTCGTCTATCGCGCCCGACGGCATCACGGTCGCCGACCTCGTCGGCCGGGGCCGCTACCCGCACCAGGGCCTGCTGCGCCAGTGGTCGGCCGAGGACGAGCGGGTCGTACAGGAATCCATGCGGCAGACCGGGGTCGCCGAGCTGGCCGACCGGTACGTCGACGAGCTGTCCGGCGGACAGCGGCAGCGGGTGTGGATCGCGATGGCGCTGGCCCAGCAGACCCCGCTGCTGCTCCTGGACGAGCCGACCACCTATCTCGACATCCAGCACCAGATCGACGTCCTCGACCTGTGCGCCGAGCTGCACGAGACCCAGGGCCGGACCCTGGTCGCGGTCCTGCACGACCTCAACCACGCCGCCCGCTACGCCACCCATCTCATCGCCCTGCGCGGCGGCGAGGTGATCGCCGAGGGCGCCCCGAACGACATCGTCACGGCCGAGCTGGTGGAGCAGGTGTTCGGGCTGCGCTGTCAGGTCATCGACGACCCGGAGACCGGCACGCCTCTGGTGGTGCCGGCAGCCCGAAAGGCACGGGTCACGGCAGCTTCCTGAAGCGTCACAGCGGCTCCCCGAAACGTCACAGCAGCTTCCTGAGCCGGAACAGGTCCAGCAGGCTCGCCTCCAGCCTGACCCGGCCCCTGCCCCAGGCGGTCGCGAAGTTCAGCTCGCCGTCCACCAGGTCCACCAGGTCGTCCCCGGCCATCGCGAGCCTGATCTGCGCCTTCTCCCGCGGCGGACCGGGGTGGGTCTCGTCCACCTCGATCCGCCCGCCCGTCATCCGGCCGACGAAGGTGACGTCCAGATCGGTGATGTGACAGCTCACCGACCGGTCCAGCGCGGCGGCCGCACGAACATCGCCTTCGGCCCCCTGCATGTTGTCCGAAAGCTTTCCCAGTGCGGTGCGGCACTCCTCGATCGTGGCCATCGCCCACGACGGTACCCCAGCGGTTCGGGGTAGCGTCGGGGCATGAGCGACTCGGTTCCGGAGACGGAGAATCCGGCGGAAGCGGCGGAGTCGGTGGAGGCGTACGACCCTGCCGCGCCCGCCCCCTTGAACGTCCCGCGCACCCCCACGGGCAACGCCGAGGTCGACGCCGGGCTGGAGCGGCTGGCCGACGCCGACCACCTCGCCACCGACGGGCACATGGAGGTGTACGAGGATGTACACCAGGGGCTGCGCGACGCGCTCACCGCGCTCGACGCCCGCCCGGGACCTCCGGCTCCCACCCGTCACCCGACCGCCGCCCCTCAATGAGACCCTTCGGGGCACACCTTTGAATCGCCGTACAAAAGCAGGAGCTGAACCGAACGTGGCAGGAGTCGCACGCCGCCGTCTGGACGCGGAGCTGGTCCGCCGGAAGCTCGCGCGCTCGCGCGAGCACGCCAGCCAGCTGATCGCCGCCGGGCGGGTCACCGTCGGCAGGGCCGTGGCGACCAAGCCGGCCACCCAGGTGGAGACCGCGGCGGCGATCGTGGTCCAGGCCGACGACAGCGACCCGGACTACGTCTCCCGCGGCGGGCACAAGCTCGCCGGCGCACTGGAGGCCTTCGTCCCGCAGGGACTCGTGGTCGAGGGCCGACGCGCGCTGGACGCCGGCGCGTCCACCGGTGGCTTCACCGACGTCCTGCTGCGCGCGGGCGCCGCGCACGTCGTCGCCGTGGACGTCGGGTACGGACAGCTCGCCTGGTCTCTGCAGAACGATGAACGCGTCACCGTCAAGGACCGTACGAACGTACGCGAGTTGACGCTCGAGGCGATCGATGGGGAACCTGTGGATCTTGTCGTGGGTGATCTGTCCTTCATCCCGCTCGGGCTGGTGCTGCCGGCCCTCAAGCGGTGCGTGAAGCCGGACGCCGACCTGGTGATGATGGTCAAGCCGCAGTTCGAGGTGGGCAAGGAGCGGCTCGGCAGCGGGGGTGTCGTACGGAGTCCGCTCTTGCGGGCGGAGGCCGTGCGGGGAGTGGCCGAGAAGGCCTGGGAGCTGGGGCTCGGGGTGCGTTCGGTCACCGCGAGTCCGCTGCCGGGCCCCTCGGGGAACGTCGAGTACTTTCTCTGGCTGCGGGCGGGCGCACCCCAGGTGGACCCGGCCGACGTCGACCGTGCAGTGGCGGAGGGGCCGCGTTGACACAGAACCTGGCGCGTACTGTTTTCCTGCTCGCCCACACCGGGCGGCCCGCGGCGATCCGCAGTGCGGAACTCGTCGTCAAGGGTCTGCTGCGGCATGACATCGGGGTGCGGGTGCTGGCGGAGGAGGCGCGCGACCTGCCGCTGCCGGACGAGGTGGAGCTGGTCAAGGAGGCCACTCCGCAGTGCCTCGACGGGTGCGAGCTGCTGATCGTGCTCGGCGGCGACGGCACGCTGCTGCGGGGGGCCGAGTTCGCCCGGGCCTCCGGGGTGCCGATGCTCGGCGTCAACCTCGGCCGGGTGGGATTCCTCGCGGAGGCCGAGCGGGACGACCTCGATCGGGTGGTCGACCGGGTGGTGGCGCGGTCGTACGAGGTCGAGGAGCGGATGACCGTCGATGTCGTCGTGCACCGCAACGGGGACATCGTGCACACCGACTGGGCGCTGAACGAGGCGGCCGTGCAGAAGGCCGGCGCCGAGAAGCTGCTGGAAGTCGTGCTGGAGATCGACGGGCGCCCGGTGACCGGGTTCGGGTGCGACGGCGTCGTGCTGTCGACGCCGACCGGATCCACCGCGTACGCCTTCTCCGCCGGCGGCCCGGTGGTCTGGCCCGAGGTCGAGGCGCTGTTGATGGTGCCGATCAGCGCGCACGCGCTGTTCGCCAAGCCGCTGGTCACGTCGCCCGATTCGGTGCTCGCGGTGGAGGTGCTGCCGCATATTCCGCCGGGTGTGCTGTGGTGTGACGGGCGGCGGACCGTGGAACTGCCGCCGGGGGCGCGGGTGGAGGTGCGGCGGGGGGCCGTGCCGGTGCGGCTGGCCCGGCTGCACCATTCGTCCTTCACCGATCGCATTGTGGCGAAGTTCGCGCTGCCGACGACGGGGTGGCGGGGGGCGCCGCACTGAGCCGTCGCCCGCGTCTACTCCATCCCGGGCGGGTCCTGCCCTGTCCGGGTGGCCGCGACCGTCATGGGCATAGGGTGCCGGCGATTTCGCGGACGGCCGTGCACATGTCGGCTTCCCCAGCGCCAGTCCGTACGTGCTGAGCGCCGGCGGCACGATGATCGACGAGTCCGGACAGGAGGTCGCGTCGATCCGCCGTACGACCTGGTCCTCCTGAGCCATCTGGCACCCAACGGCGGCACCAGTGCCTCCACCCCGCTGCTCTACCAGAGCTCGGCGAACGGCACACCGCTCGGCCAGACCGCCTGCCGGGACATCTCCGTCGGCACTCGCCCGGGTGACAATGCGAAACCCCTCCGCATTCGTCACCTGCACCTTCACACAACAGGGCCGGGGGCCGTCGCACACCGGCCCCCCGACCTCGTAAGGTCTTGTCCGTGTTGGAGGAGATGCGGATACGGTCGCTCGGGGTCATCGACGATGCCGTCGTCGAGTTGTCGCCGGGGTTCACCGCCGTCACCGGTGAGACGGGTGCGGGCAAGACCATGGTGGTCACCAGCCTGGGGCTGCTGCTCGGTGGGCGGGCGGACCCGGCGCTCGTGCGGATCGGGGCCGAGAAGGCGGTCGTGGAGGGGCGGGTCACCGTTCCCGCGGACGCCTCCGCCGCCGTACGCGCCGAGGAGGCCGGGGCCGAGCTGGACGACGGGGCCCTGCTGATCAGCCGTACCGTTTCCGCCGAGGGACGCTCCCGGGCCCATCTGGGCGGGCGTTCGGTGCCGGTCGGGCTGCTCGCCGAGCTGGCCGACGACCTGGTGGCGGTGCACGGGCAGACCGACCAGCAGGGGCTGCTGAAGCTGTCCCGGCAGCGGCAGGCACTGGACCGGTACGCCGGTGACGCCGTCGCCGTGCCGCTCGCCAAGTACAGCGAGGCCTACCGGCGGCTGCGGGCCGTCTCCACCGAGCTGGCGGAGATCACCACGCGCGCGCGTGAGCGGGCGCAGGAAGCCGACATGCTGCGGTACGGGCTCGAGGAGATCGCCGCCGTCGAGCCGCGCGCCGGGGAGGACGCCGAGCTGGCGGAGGAGGCCGAGCGGCTGGGGCACGCGGAGGCGCTGTCGTCCGCCGCGACGGCCGCGCACGCCGCTCTCGCGGGCAATCCCGAGGACCCCGAGGGCATCGACGCCTCGACCCTCGTCGCGGGCGCCCACCGCGCGCTGGAGGCCGTACGGTCGCACGACCCGGCGCTGGCCTCGCTCGCCGACCGGATCGGGGAGATCGGGATCCTGCTCGGTGACGTGGCCGGTGAGCTGGCCGGGTACGCCGACGACCTGGACGCCGACCCGCTGCGGCTGGCCGCGGTGGAGGAACGGCGGGCCGCGCTGACCGCGCTGACGCGCAAGTACGGCGAGGACGTCAACGCCGTCCTCGCCTGGGCCGAGGAGAGCGCCGCCCGGCTGACCGACCTGGACGGCGACGACGAGCGGACCGAGGAGCTGACCGCCGAGCGGGACGCGCTGCGCAGCGAACTGGGTGGTCTGGCACAGGCGTTGACGGACGCGCGGACGGAGGCCGCCGAGCGGTTCGCCGCCGCGGTGACCGCCGAGCTGGCCTCGCTGGCGATGCCCCACGCGCGCGTGTCCTTCGCCATCCGGCAGACCGAGGACCCCGAGGGTGTCGAGGTCGGCGGGCGTACGGTGGCGTACGGGCCGGCGGGCGTGGACGAGGTCGAGCTGCTGCTCGCCCCGCACCCGGGCGCCCCGCCGCGGCCCATCGCCAAGGGCGCCTCCGGCGGCGAGCTGTCCCGCGTGATGCTCGCCGTCGAGGTCGTGTTCGCGGGGACGGACCCCGTGCCGACGTATCTCTTCGACGAGGTCGACGCGGGTGTCGGCGGCAAGGCCGCGGTCGAGATCGGCCGGCGCCTGGCCAAGCTCGCCAGGACGGCGCAGGTCGTCGTCGTCACCCACCTGCCCCAGGTCGCCGCCTTCGCCGACCGGCAACTGCTGGTCGAGAAGACCAACGACGGCTCGGTCACCCGCTCCGGCGTCAAGGTCCTGGAGGGCGAGGAACGCATCCGCGAACTGTCCCGCATGCTGGCCGGCCAGGAGGACTCGGAAACGGCCCGCGCCCACGCGGAGGAACTACTGGCGACGGCGCGGGCGGATCTCTAGCGGGACTCAGGATGGCGGGATGACCGGCACCCGGAAGTCCCGCTCCTTCCTCCGGGCCGGGGTCGCGGTGCCGGCTGCCGGGGTGTGCGGGGCGTACGGCATCAATCTCGTCGGTGTACGGGCCGGGCGGGCCGCCGGTGCCGTGCTCGCGCTCGGCGCGCCGGGGCCGCCGCGCAAGGCGCCCGGCGCCGGGCTGTCGGCCGCCGCGATGGGCGCCGCCGCGGCCGTTCCGCCCGACGGCCTCGGGGAGCGCACGATGACCGGGGACGCGGGGGCGCACGCGCGCGGTGCCGCGCTGGGGGCGGCCGTGGTGGCGGGCGACCGGCGCGCGGGCCTCCTCGCGCACGCCGCAGCGGTCGTGGCCGCCACCGTCACGGGGACCGGGTGAGTGCTTGAGCGCGGGCGCTGTGCCGAGCTGACCGCGCCGTATGGCATCGAACGGCGTTCGGTCATGGTGCGGTGCCCCTCACTCGTGTGGGTGACGTGCTCCGGCGCATTGCCCCGGCCCGCCGCAGAGTGCGCCCTCCGGATTTCCCGTAACCCCCGTTGGCCCTGGCATGCTTGAGGGCACACGGTCCGCGCGGGAGGCGCGCGGGGTACGGCCTTCCGCCCCCCTGAGCCCGCTACCTTCTGTACGTTTCCTCGTGACCGCCCACGCCGAACCAGGAGCCCCGCCCCCGTGAGCAGCAACGCACCGCACGGCCAGTCGCCGCTGCGCACCGTGCAGGTGCTGGGCGGAGGCAACGCCGGCAGCAGCGCGCATGTGCGCTCGCTGGCCGAGGGGCTCGTGGCGAGGGGCGTGCGGGTCACGGTGTGCGCCCCCGTCGAGGCCGACCGCGCCTACGACTTCAGCGGCGCCGGTGCCGATCATGTGCATGTGCCGCGCAGCAGCGACCCCGTCTCGGTGGCGGCGCTGCGGACCGCCTGCGCGGAGGCCGACCTGGTGCACGCGCACGGGCTGCACGCCTCCTTCCGGGCCGTGCTCGCGCTCAGCGGCCGCCGCACCCCCCTGGTGGTCACCTGGCACAACCGGATCCAGGCTGAGGGTCCGCGGGCACAGCTGCTGCGGCTGCTGGAGCGGCGGGTGGTGCGGACGTCGGCCGTGGTCCTCGGCACCAGCTCCGACCTGGTGGACCGGGCCCGGCGGACGGGCGCGCGGGACGCCCGGCTCGCCGCCGTCGGCCTGCCCGGGCAGCGGCGGCCCGTCGTCCTCGACGACCCCGACCGGCTGCGCCCCAAGGTCCGGGCCGAACTCGGCGCCACCGGCCGTCCGTTGCTCCTCGCGGTCGGCTCCCTCGACCAGCACCGCGGCTACGACGTCCTGCTCGACGCGGCCCACGCCTGGCGGGAGCTGGACCCGGTGCCGCTCGTCGTCATCGCCGGGGAAGGCCCGCTGCGGCCGGTGCTCCAGCGGCGGATCGAGGAGGAGGAACTGCCGGTGCGGCTCATCGGCCGCCGCGAGGACGTGCCCGAACTGCTCGCCGCCGCCGATCTGGCGCTGCTGACGAGCAGTTGGGAGTCCCGGTCCGTGCTCGCCCAGGAGGCGCTGCACGCGCGCGTGCCGCTGGTCGCGACCCGGGTCGGCGGCATCCCCGACCTCGTCGGCGACGCCGCCGAACTCGTCCCGTACGGCGAGCCGGAGGCGCTCGCGGCCACCGTCATACGGCTCCTCGCGGACCAGGAACGCCGGGAGGAGCTGCGCGAGGCGGGGGTCCGGCAGGCCGCCACCTGGCCGAGCGAGGACGAGACCGTCGCCCAAGTGCTCAGCATCTACGACGAGTTGACCCAGCCCAGGCCACTCGCTTAGGGGGCGTGGCGGCGTGCCCGCAGCGCCAGGCTCAACGCCAGGACCGTCTGCGGGTCGTCGAGGTCGGTGCCCAGCAACTCCCCGATGCGGGCGAGGCGGTTGTAGAGGGTCTGCCGGTTGAGGTGCAGCTCACGGGCCGTCTCCGCCTTGCGGCCGGCGTGCGCCAGATAGGTCTCCAGGGTCGGCAGCAGCGGCGGTTTGGAGCGGCGGTCGTGCTCGCGCAGCGGGCCGATCGCCCGGTCCACGAAGGCCGCGAGGTCGGGGTGGTCACGCAGCCGCCACAGCAGCAGGTCGATGTCGAGGCGGCGGGCGTCGTACCAGGGCCGGTCGGTCAGGCCCTGTGCCGCCGTCGCCGTCTCCGCCGCGTGTCTGAGCCCGGCCGACGCCGCCGCCCAGCCGCCCGCCACGCCGATGACCACGACCGGCGGCGGGGAGCCCGGCCGTTGCATCCCGGCCCGCTCCACACCCGCCCGCAGCGCCGCCGCCACCCGGTCCGCGACGGACGGGCGCTCCGACTCCGAGCGCAGCCCGAGCAGCACCAGCACCCGGCCCTCCACCGGCCGTACGCCCAGCAGCACCGGCACACCCACGGCGGCCAGTTCCTCGGAGACGGCCCGCGCCAGCACCGCCCAGCCGCCGCCCGGGGAGAGACTGTCCCCGATCCGCATGACCACGGGCAGCAGCGGGCTGGTGCCGGGCTTGAAGCCGAGGACGCGGGCCTGCGCCGGGGCGTCCTCGGCGGTGATCCGGCCCTCGGCGAGATCGGTGAGGAAGTCACCGCGTCCGCGGGCGGCCAGCTCCTCCTCCTGCCGGGCCTGCATCAGCACCACGGCCAGGACGCCCGCGGCCCGCTCGGCGGCGATCCGGTGCACGGGGGCCAGCGGTGCGCGGACCGGCAGCAGGACCAGGCGGGCGCGCACCGACCCCGCCGTACCGGGGCCGCCGCCGGGCACGTCCACCAGCACCGAACCGGCGGGCGGCGGCGCGTCCTTCTGCGGGCCGCGCAGCCCCTCCCACACCTGGAGCGGGTCCGCGCCCTCGGGTCCCTCCCCGGCGGCGTACAGCAGGCGGCCGTCGGCCGTCTCCAGGAACACCGGGTTGCCGCCGAAATCGGCCAGGATGCCCAGCACTTGCGGCACTCCGCCGCCGCCCAGCAGCGCCTCGGTGCAGCGCCGGTGCACCTCCTCGGCGCGCTGGAGCAGGGCGTAGTGGCCGTTGACGATCTCGGTGTGGATCTCCTCGGTCACCGTCACGAACGGCACCTCGCGATGCAGCTGGACCAGCGGCAGACCGGCGGCGCGCGCGGTGTCCACCAGGGCGGCGGGCAGCCGGCTGAACCGCGGGCCCAGCTCCACCACCAGGGCGGCGATCCCGCGCTCGGCGAGGGTCCGCACGAACGCCCGCTGCTCGGCGGGACGCGTGCCGAGGCCGTAGCCGGTGGTGAGCAGCAGCTCGCCGCCCTTGAGGAGGGAGGCGATGTTCGGTACCTCGCCCGCGTGCACCCAGCGCACCGTGCGCCCCAGCCGGTCGGCACCCGCCAGGATCTCCGGCAGCCCGCTGCGCAGACCGGGCAGCTCCAGGGCCCGCTGAACGGTGATCCCGGCGCCCTGGGTGTCGAATCGGTTGTCCGTACGGCTGTCCATGCAGCGGACGCTACCTGCGTAAACGCCCGGAGAACATCTCCTCTGGCTACACCGGCTCGATGTTGTGGTTGAACCGGAAGACGTTGTCGGGGTCCCAGCGCCGTTTCACCTTCTCCAGCCGCAGCAGATTCCCGGCGCCCAGGCCCGCCCGTACCCGCTCGGGGCCCTCGTCCCCGATGAAGTTGAGGCAGACGTCGCCGGTGCTCCAGGGGCGTACGCCGGCGCGCACGTCCCGCACCCAGGCGATCGCCCGCTCGTCGTCGGCCGGGTCCCGCCAGACGGCACGGGGGTGCACGGCCCAGGGGGCGTCCCGGAACGGCACCGGGTACTCGTGCGGGCCGGCGGCGACCGCCCCGCCCTGCGCGATCAGCAGCTGCTGGGTGGACGACGGCACCGGCAGGCCGTCCGCGCGGGCACAGAACGCGTCCACCAGCTCGTCCGGCAGAGCGCTCGGGAACTCCGCCGACCAGTGGTGGCGCAGCCCGGCCGGGATGTCGAACATGCCCTGGAAGCCGGCGTACGGCACGGGCCCGGTGATCTCCGCCTCGTGCGGCAGCGCGAGCAGCGGCTCGGCGAGCCGCCGCACATCGTCCCCGCCGCCCGCGCAGGTCACCAGGCACAGGCACAGCAGCCTGCCCACCAGCTCCGGCGGGACGAACCGTGCGGGCGGGCCGGTCAGATACACAACGGCGCCGCCCACCTCGTCCGGTCCGGTGCGGATGATCTCGCGGAAGGCGCGGACCACGTCCGGCCCGAAGCGCGGCAGGCACAGCAGCAGCGCGATCGAGAACTCCGGCAGTTCGTGCAGCTCCAGGGTGAGCGCGGTGGCGACGCCGAAGTTGCCGCCCCCGCCGTGCAGCGCCCAGAACAGCTCCGGGTTCTCGTCGGCGTTGGCGTGCACCCGCTCGGCGTCGGCGGTCACCAGTTCCACGCCGATCAGGTTGTCGACGGCCAGGCCGAAGGCGCGGTCCAGCCAGCCGGTGCCGCCGCCGAGGACGAAGCCGCCGACGCCGGTGGTGGAGGCACGGCCACCGGTGGTCGCGAGGCCGTACGGCTGGCTGGCCCGGTCCAGCCGGCCGACGGTGGCGCCGCCCTCGACCCGGACCGCCTCGCCCGCCGGGTCGACGGTCACCTCGTGCATCCGGCGCAGGTCCACCACCAGCGCGCCGTCACCGAGCGCCGTCCCGGCCACGCCGTGCCCGCCGCCGCGCACCGCGACCTTCAGATCCAGCTCCCGCGCGAAGCGCACGGCGCGCACCACGTCGGCCGCGTTCGCGCACTGGGCGATCACGGCCGGGCGCCGGTCGATCATCGCGTTGAAGACGACCCTGGCCTCGTCGTAGCCCGGGTCGCCGGGGGCGAACACCTCGCCGGTCAGATCCTCGCGCAGCGCGGCGAGGGCGGTGTGCGCCTTGGAGCCGGCAGCCATGGCAGCCCCCTTTCGCACAGGGTGCCGCCTTCCAGCCTAGGCGGGCCGCTCAGCCGCCGTACGCACCCGAAGCCGTCAGGCGCAGGGCGGTGTCGATCAGGGGGACGTGACTGAACGCCTGCGGGAAGTTGCCGACCTGGCGCTGCAGGCGCGGGTCCCACTCCTCGGCGAGGAGGCCGAGGTCGTTGCGCAGGGCGAGGAGTTTTTCGAAGAGCTTCCTCGCCTCGTCCACCCGGCCGATCATCGCCAGGTCGTCCGCCATCCAGAACGAGCAGGCCAGGAAGGCACCCTCGTCGCCCGGCAGGCCGTCGACGCCCGCGTGGGCGCCCTCCGTCGGATAGCGCAGGATGAACCCGTCCGGGGTGGACAGCTCGCGCTGGATCGCCTCGATGGTGCCGATGACGCGCTTGTCGTCGGGCGGCAGGAAGCCCATCTGCGGGATCAGCAGCAGCGAGGCGTCCAGCTCCTGGGAGCCGTAGGACTGGGTGAAGGTGTTGCGCTCCTTGTCGTAGCCCTTCTCGCACACGTCCCGGTGGATGTCGTCGCGCAGTTCCTTCCAGCGCTCCAGCGGGCCGTCCGCGTCCCCGGACTCGATCAGCTTGATGGTGCGGTCCACCGCGACCCAGGCCATGACCTTGGAGTGCACGAAGTGCCGGCGCGGGCCGCGCACCTCCCAGATGCCCTCGTCCGGCTCCTGCCAGTGGTCCTCCAGGTAGCGGATCAGCTTGAGCTGGAGCAGGGAGGCGTAGTCGTTGCGGGCGAGGCCCGTCATGTGGGCCAGGTGCAGGGCCTCGGTGACCTCGCCGTACACGTCCAGCTGGAGCTGGTGGGCCGCGCCGTTGCCGACCCGGACCGGGGCGGAGTGCTCATAGCCGGGCAGCCAGTCCAGCTCGGCCTCGCCCAGCTCGCGCTCCCCGGCGATGCCGTACATGATCTGCAGGTTCTCCGGGTCGCCCGCGACCGCGCGCAGCAGCCACTCGCGCCAGGCGCGGGCCTCCTCGCGGTAGCCGGTGCGCAGGAGGGAGGACAGGGTGATCGCCGCGTCCCGGAGCCAGGTGTAGCGGTAGTCCCAGTTGCGCACGCCGCCGATGTCCTCCGGCAGGGACGTCGTCGGCGCGGCGACGATGCCACCGGTGGGGGCGTAGGTGAGGGCCTTGAGGGTGATCAGCGAGCGGACCACCGCCTCGCGGTACGGCCCGTGGTACGTGCAGTGCTCCACCCACTCGCGCCAGAAGTCCTCCGTCGCCTCCAGCGAGGCCTCCGGCTCCGGCAGCGACGGCGGCTCCTTGTGCGAGGGCTGCCACGAGATCGTGAACGCGATCCGGTCACCCGGGGCGACCGTGAAGTCGGCGTACGTCGTCAGCGACTTTCCGTAGGTCTCGGCCTCGGTGTCGAACCACACCGAGTCCGGGCCCGCGACCGCCACCGTACGGCCCTCGTGCTTGTGCACCCAGGGCACGACACGGCCGTAGGAGAACCGCATCCGCAGGGCGGAGCGCATCGGCACCCGGCCGGTGACGCCCTCCACGATCCGGATGAGCTGCGGCGCGCCCTCACGCGGCGGCATGAAATCGGTCACGCGGACCGTGCCCCGCGGGGTGTCCCACTCCGATTCCAGGATCAGCGAGTCGCCCCGGTAGTTCCGCCGGGCGGCCGTCGGCGGCTGGGCGTCGGCGGCGTGGGCCGGGCCGAGCCGCCAGAAGCCGTGCTCCTCGGTGCCCAGCAGGCCGGCGAAGATGGCATGCGAGTCGAAGCGGGGCAGGCACAGCCAGTCCACCGTGCCATCCCGGCAGACCAGGGCTGCGGTCTGCATGTCTCCGATGAGTGCGTAGTCTTCGATGCGCCCGGCCACGTGCAACTCCAGTCGAACGGCCACGTCACCCCCGCGCAGGGGGCTGTCGCTAGTGCGGTCAAGGGGTCGTTGTTATGCGTCGTTGAGCGGTGAAGCAAAGCAGCCCGCCGATCCTTAAGGCAATACGACAGTCTTTGCTCAACGAACTGCCGCGCTCTCGTTGTTCCGGGTGGTGCAGGCGGGGGTGTGCCGTCGTTCCGGCCGGGCTCGGCAGCGAGTGTCCGAGCAGGATACGACGCACGTAGATGATCTGCGTCCCGCTCCGGGCAACCCGTGTGGGCCGAATGGGTGACCCGCCGGTGATGACCGTGTGACCTGTGTGTACCTGTGCTGACTCCTGGGGCGACCCGTCCTGAGCTCGCGACCCGTTCTGTGCTCGAGCGAGCGCGGTGCGTGGCCGGAAGCCATCTCGTCCAGGCGCTGATACCCTGGTAGCCCGTGGACCGGTGGGCCTGAAACCCCCGAACCGCAGCGACGGCATCCCCACCCAGAAGCACACGAGGCTCCGGGCCGGAGGCCGTACCGCACGACAGACCGCGACCACGGGAGCCCCCTCTTGGCCATGCCGCCGAAATCTACGACGACCAAGCACATCTTCGTCACCGGGGGTGTCGCCTCCTCGCTCGGCAAGGGCCTCACCGCCTCCAGCCTGGGCATGCTGCTCAAGGCCCGCGGCCTGCGCGTCGTGATGCAGAAGCTGGATCCGTACCTGAACGTCGATCCGGGCACGATGAACCCCTTCCAGCACGGTGAGGTGTTCGTCACCAACGACGGCGCCGAGACCGACCTGGACATCGGACAC
Above is a genomic segment from Streptomyces fodineus containing:
- a CDS encoding glycosyltransferase family 4 protein; the encoded protein is MSSNAPHGQSPLRTVQVLGGGNAGSSAHVRSLAEGLVARGVRVTVCAPVEADRAYDFSGAGADHVHVPRSSDPVSVAALRTACAEADLVHAHGLHASFRAVLALSGRRTPLVVTWHNRIQAEGPRAQLLRLLERRVVRTSAVVLGTSSDLVDRARRTGARDARLAAVGLPGQRRPVVLDDPDRLRPKVRAELGATGRPLLLAVGSLDQHRGYDVLLDAAHAWRELDPVPLVVIAGEGPLRPVLQRRIEEEELPVRLIGRREDVPELLAAADLALLTSSWESRSVLAQEALHARVPLVATRVGGIPDLVGDAAELVPYGEPEALAATVIRLLADQERREELREAGVRQAATWPSEDETVAQVLSIYDELTQPRPLA
- a CDS encoding FAD-binding oxidoreductase, with the protein product MAAGSKAHTALAALREDLTGEVFAPGDPGYDEARVVFNAMIDRRPAVIAQCANAADVVRAVRFARELDLKVAVRGGGHGVAGTALGDGALVVDLRRMHEVTVDPAGEAVRVEGGATVGRLDRASQPYGLATTGGRASTTGVGGFVLGGGTGWLDRAFGLAVDNLIGVELVTADAERVHANADENPELFWALHGGGGNFGVATALTLELHELPEFSIALLLCLPRFGPDVVRAFREIIRTGPDEVGGAVVYLTGPPARFVPPELVGRLLCLCLVTCAGGGDDVRRLAEPLLALPHEAEITGPVPYAGFQGMFDIPAGLRHHWSAEFPSALPDELVDAFCARADGLPVPSSTQQLLIAQGGAVAAGPHEYPVPFRDAPWAVHPRAVWRDPADDERAIAWVRDVRAGVRPWSTGDVCLNFIGDEGPERVRAGLGAGNLLRLEKVKRRWDPDNVFRFNHNIEPV
- a CDS encoding PucR family transcriptional regulator, whose protein sequence is MDSRTDNRFDTQGAGITVQRALELPGLRSGLPEILAGADRLGRTVRWVHAGEVPNIASLLKGGELLLTTGYGLGTRPAEQRAFVRTLAERGIAALVVELGPRFSRLPAALVDTARAAGLPLVQLHREVPFVTVTEEIHTEIVNGHYALLQRAEEVHRRCTEALLGGGGVPQVLGILADFGGNPVFLETADGRLLYAAGEGPEGADPLQVWEGLRGPQKDAPPPAGSVLVDVPGGGPGTAGSVRARLVLLPVRAPLAPVHRIAAERAAGVLAVVLMQARQEEELAARGRGDFLTDLAEGRITAEDAPAQARVLGFKPGTSPLLPVVMRIGDSLSPGGGWAVLARAVSEELAAVGVPVLLGVRPVEGRVLVLLGLRSESERPSVADRVAAALRAGVERAGMQRPGSPPPVVVIGVAGGWAAASAGLRHAAETATAAQGLTDRPWYDARRLDIDLLLWRLRDHPDLAAFVDRAIGPLREHDRRSKPPLLPTLETYLAHAGRKAETARELHLNRQTLYNRLARIGELLGTDLDDPQTVLALSLALRARRHAP
- a CDS encoding glycoside hydrolase family 15 protein yields the protein MAGRIEDYALIGDMQTAALVCRDGTVDWLCLPRFDSHAIFAGLLGTEEHGFWRLGPAHAADAQPPTAARRNYRGDSLILESEWDTPRGTVRVTDFMPPREGAPQLIRIVEGVTGRVPMRSALRMRFSYGRVVPWVHKHEGRTVAVAGPDSVWFDTEAETYGKSLTTYADFTVAPGDRIAFTISWQPSHKEPPSLPEPEASLEATEDFWREWVEHCTYHGPYREAVVRSLITLKALTYAPTGGIVAAPTTSLPEDIGGVRNWDYRYTWLRDAAITLSSLLRTGYREEARAWREWLLRAVAGDPENLQIMYGIAGERELGEAELDWLPGYEHSAPVRVGNGAAHQLQLDVYGEVTEALHLAHMTGLARNDYASLLQLKLIRYLEDHWQEPDEGIWEVRGPRRHFVHSKVMAWVAVDRTIKLIESGDADGPLERWKELRDDIHRDVCEKGYDKERNTFTQSYGSQELDASLLLIPQMGFLPPDDKRVIGTIEAIQRELSTPDGFILRYPTEGAHAGVDGLPGDEGAFLACSFWMADDLAMIGRVDEARKLFEKLLALRNDLGLLAEEWDPRLQRQVGNFPQAFSHVPLIDTALRLTASGAYGG